The Triticum aestivum cultivar Chinese Spring chromosome 7B, IWGSC CS RefSeq v2.1, whole genome shotgun sequence genome window below encodes:
- the LOC123160091 gene encoding probable glucomannan 4-beta-mannosyltransferase 9, producing the protein MSTLPRVWQIAAAWEQVRGPVIVPLLRVSVLLCLAMSAMLFAEKVYMAVVVLAVRLLGRRPEQQYRWEPVGDGNDPELGSAAYPMVLVQIPMYNEREVYQLSIGAACGLSWPSDRIIVQVLDDSTDPVIKELVQVECRRWARKGVNIKYEIRDNRRGYKAGALKEGMKHGYVKDCDLVAIFDADFQPEPDFLSRSVPFLVHNPDIALVQARWKFVNADECLMTRMQEMSLDYHFKVEQEVGSSTYAFFGFNGTAGVWRISALNEAGGWKDRTTVEDMDLAVRASLKGWKFVYIGDLKVKNELPSTFKAFRYQQHRWSCGPANLFRKMVMEIVRNKKVTLWKKIHVIYNFFLVRKVVAHIVTFVFYCVVERIDMVD; encoded by the exons ATGAGTACGCTACCAAGGGTGTGGCAGATCGCGGCGGCGTGGGAGCAGGTCCGCGGCCCGGTGATCGTGCCGCTGCTGCGCGTGTCCGTGCTGCTCTGCCTCGCCATGTCCGCGATGCTGTTCGCGGAGAAGGTGTACATGGCCGTGGTCGTGCTCGCGGTGCGGCTgctcggccgccgccccgagcagcAGTACCGGTGGGAGCCCGTGGGCGACGGCAACGACCCCGAGCTCGGCAGCGCCGCCTACCCCatggtcctcgtccagatccccaTGTACAACGAGCGCGAG GTGTACCAGCTGTCGATCGGGGCGGCGTGCGGGCTCTCCTGGCCATCCGATCGGATCATCGTCCAGGTGCTCGACGACTCCACAGACCCTGTCATCAAG GAGCTGGTGCAGGTGGAGTGCCGGCGCTGGGCGAGGAAGGGcgtgaacatcaagtacgagatccGGGACAACCGGCGCGGGTACAAGGCCGGCGCGCTCAAGGAAGGCATGAAGCACGGCTACGTCAAAGACTGCGACTTGGTGGCCATCTTCGACGCCGACTTCCAGCCGGAGCCCGACTTCCTGTCGCGCTCCGTCCCCTTCCTCGTCCACAACCCCGACATCGCCCTCGTCCAGGCCCGTTGGAAATTCG TGAATGCAGATGAATGCTTGATGACAAGGATGCAGGAGATGTCCTTGGACTATCACTTTAAGGTGGAGCAAGAAGTGGGCTCCTCGACCTATGCCTTCTTTGGATTCAATG GAACCGCTGGTGTGTGGCGCATATCTGCTCTGAATGAGGCAGGTGGCTGGAAGGACCGAACTACGGTCGAAGACATGGACCTGGCAGTCCGAGCAAGCCTCAAGGGATGGAAGTTTGTATACATTGGTGATCTCAAG GTAAAAAATGAGCTCCCAAGTACATTCAAAGCATTTCGGTACCAGCAACATAGATGGTCGTGCGGGCCTGCAAATCTGTTCAGGAAAATGGTGATGGAGATCGTCAGAAATAAG AAAGTGACGCTTTGGAAGAAAATACATGTCATCTACAACTTCTTCTTGGTGCGCAAGGTTGTAGCGCACATTGTGACCTTTGTGTTCTACTGCgttgttgaaaggatcgatatggttgactag